The proteins below come from a single Eucalyptus grandis isolate ANBG69807.140 chromosome 3, ASM1654582v1, whole genome shotgun sequence genomic window:
- the LOC104429951 gene encoding phospholipase A2-alpha: MTMVSPQPSKLVLVITLIPLFVLCFSGVPARALNIGVQAADAAISVAKDCSRKCESEFCSVPPFLRYGKYCGLLYSGCPGERPCDGLDACCMKHDACVQAKNNDYLSQECSQNLLNCMTNFKNLGGRTFTGSKCLVEDVIDVLSVVIEAALLAGRYLHKP, translated from the exons ATGACAATGGTTAGCCCGCAGCCATCGAAGTTAGTTCTTGTCATAACTCTTATTCCCCTGTTTGTCCTCTGCTTTTCTGGCGTCCCAGCCCGTGCCCTCAATATCGGCGTTCAGGCCGCAGACGCTGCGATTTCCGTC GCAAAAGACTGTAGCAGAAAATGCGAGTCCGAGTTCTGCTCAG TGCCTCCATTTCTGAGATATGGCAAGTATTGTGGGCTTCTGTACAGTGGATGTCCCGGGGAGAGACCCTGTGACGGCCTCGACGCTTGCTGCATGAAGCACGACGCCTGCGTTCAAGCCAAAAACA ATGACTATTTGAGCCAGGAGTGCAGCCAAAACTTACTGAACTGCATGACCAACTTCAAGAACTTGGGAGGCCGAACGTTTACAGGAAGCAAATGCCTAGTCGAGGATGTCATCGACGTCCTCTCTGTTGTCATTGAAGCTGCTTTGCTTGCCGGGCGATACCTCCACAAGCCCTGA